The Aeromicrobium yanjiei genome includes a region encoding these proteins:
- a CDS encoding phytoene desaturase family protein translates to MTQTALPSTPTPEGDTDTWDAVVVGAGPGGLTTAAYLAANGKKVLVLEANQVVGGSTQVFRRAGNKFEFDVGTHYVGECGPGGRMQTALSGLALTERIKWLRQDPEGHCRIMIPGTTFHTPTGWDTYLERLVAAFPDEEAGLRRCVRILRIISAGEEPRRKPWALLRWGLRPITTLMDACGLSGDAQAVILAENGDYTWPPHRTPAVMHGGLLHHYLQAGAYYPRGGGQVIGAHLTDVIQTHGGTVRTKSRVDRILIEDGRAVGVRLRGGEEVRADVVVAAGDYKKTWTELVGDEHLTRRLRKRLAGLEMTQPMFAVYVALDVDLRERGTPPLAWVWPNNDVDGYYREVAAGRCPEQMPVGISCPTAKDPEGTHSAPPGYSTLELVSWAPKEHAFWNVDTDPMEGAEYGRDEQYRKLKDELTERVLDTASLMIPDLRERMVYCEASTPMTQERFTLTSDGSCYGIAPLMRNLGPFRPRVRTHIPGLFLGGASTEHMFGINATIWGGMKTAGTILGRDLEQEVRDGAVFVDEADLTPITPDFDPLLASKPGSRIRRAVRRRPVA, encoded by the coding sequence ATGACACAGACCGCCCTGCCCTCGACCCCGACCCCCGAGGGCGACACCGACACCTGGGACGCGGTGGTGGTGGGCGCGGGTCCGGGCGGACTCACCACGGCGGCCTACCTCGCGGCGAACGGCAAGAAGGTGCTGGTCCTCGAGGCCAACCAGGTGGTCGGCGGCAGCACCCAGGTCTTCCGCCGGGCCGGCAACAAGTTCGAGTTCGACGTCGGCACCCACTACGTCGGCGAGTGCGGCCCGGGCGGCCGGATGCAGACCGCCCTGTCCGGGCTGGCCCTCACCGAGCGGATCAAGTGGCTGCGCCAGGACCCCGAGGGGCACTGCCGCATCATGATCCCCGGCACCACGTTCCACACTCCGACCGGCTGGGACACCTACCTCGAGCGGCTCGTCGCCGCGTTCCCCGACGAGGAGGCGGGCCTGCGACGTTGCGTGCGCATCCTGCGGATCATCTCCGCGGGGGAGGAGCCGCGCCGCAAGCCATGGGCACTGCTGCGCTGGGGCCTGCGCCCGATCACGACGCTGATGGACGCGTGCGGCCTCAGCGGCGACGCGCAGGCCGTGATCCTGGCCGAGAACGGCGACTACACGTGGCCGCCGCACCGCACGCCGGCCGTGATGCACGGAGGCCTGCTGCACCACTACCTCCAGGCGGGCGCCTACTACCCGCGCGGCGGCGGCCAGGTCATCGGCGCACACCTCACGGACGTCATCCAGACGCACGGCGGCACGGTCCGCACGAAGTCGCGCGTCGACCGCATCCTCATCGAGGACGGCCGCGCCGTGGGCGTGCGGCTGCGCGGCGGCGAGGAGGTCCGGGCCGACGTCGTCGTGGCCGCGGGCGACTACAAGAAGACCTGGACCGAGCTGGTCGGCGACGAGCACCTCACCCGTCGGCTCCGCAAGCGTTTGGCCGGTCTGGAGATGACCCAGCCGATGTTCGCGGTCTACGTCGCGCTCGACGTCGACCTGCGTGAGCGCGGCACCCCGCCGCTGGCCTGGGTCTGGCCCAACAACGATGTCGACGGCTACTACCGCGAGGTCGCGGCCGGACGGTGTCCCGAGCAGATGCCGGTCGGCATCAGCTGCCCCACGGCGAAGGATCCCGAGGGCACGCACTCGGCACCGCCGGGCTACTCGACCCTCGAGCTGGTCAGCTGGGCCCCCAAGGAGCACGCCTTCTGGAACGTCGACACCGACCCGATGGAGGGAGCCGAGTACGGCCGCGACGAGCAGTACCGCAAGCTCAAGGACGAGCTCACCGAGCGTGTCCTGGACACCGCCTCGCTGATGATCCCGGACCTGCGCGAGCGGATGGTGTACTGCGAGGCGTCCACGCCCATGACGCAGGAGCGTTTCACGCTGACCTCGGACGGCTCCTGCTACGGCATCGCGCCGCTGATGCGCAACCTCGGCCCGTTCCGCCCGCGGGTCAGGACCCACATCCCGGGCCTGTTCCTGGGAGGCGCCAGCACCGAGCACATGTTCGGCATCAACGCCACGATCTGGGGCGGCATGAAGACCGCCGGAACGATCCTGGGACGCGATCTCGAGCAGGAGGTGCGCGACGGTGCGGTCTTCGTCGACGAGGCCGACCTGACGCCGATCACCCCCGACTTCGACCCGCTGCTGGCATCGAAGCCGGGCTCGCGCATCCGCCGGGCGGTGCGCCGGCGTCCAGTGGCCTAG